CCCCATCTTTATTCACTCATACCTACTATTATAGCAAAATACCATCTTTTGTGAGGTTGGAAATCATAGAAATAACAGGTAATACTGGGCGGAGTTTTTTTAGTTTAAACGCAAAAAACAGCCCGACACTTTGGTCGGGCTGTTAAATCATTGGCTTCATAAATTACTTTTTAGTTACGTTAGCAGCTTGTGGTCCACGAGCACCTTCAACAACTTCGAAAGATACTTCTTGACCTTCTTCTAAAGTTTTGAAACCTTCTGTTTGGATAGCGGAATAGTGAACGAATACGTCGTTTCCGTCCTCAGCTTCGATAAATCCGAAACCTTTTTCAGAGTTGAACCATTTTACTTTACCGTTTTTCATGTAAAAAAATCCTCCTATTGGCTTAGATTAAGCCATGTGTAAAATTCACCAAATTACAACGTGATAGCTTTACTTCCACTTTCTTATCCAAACTTCTGTTAAAACTTGAACAAGCTTTGTCACATAAATCTAATCTCGTGCAACGGCTGACTAAAATTTAACATTTTTTCAGGTGAACGTCAATAAAGTACTATAGACAAAAGCCTACAAAATTCGAGGTTTACAAGGCAATCTCACTATATTTTCACCTTACCTTTCATGATGATTTCTGTTCGGATTCGTAACCAAAACCTGGTTTCTACCAATCTTGCCAATTTTACATTTAATATCTTTGACGACATCTTTAATGAGTATTTCTAAACCTTAAAATTAACATAAAAAACGCCGAAGAATGTTATTTCTTCGGCGTGGTCATGACTTCTTCATCCTCGTCTCTAAACTTATCTAATATAGTAATCGTGTCAACTAAATGATTATTAAAAATCTGACGAGCTACCGCTAAAAGTTCGACAATCATGGGGTCTTTAAGCGTATAAATGACTTTGTTTCCTTCCTTTGTACCAGAGACAATATTCTTTGCTCTTAGTATAGTTAACTGCTGTGAAACAGCAGAACCTTCACTGCCAACAAGGGTTTGTATTTCGTTTACATTTTTGTCCCCTTCTGCTAGCAGCTCTAATATGCGGATCCTCAAGGGATGTGCAAGTGCTTTGAAGAATTCCGCCTTAAATTGCTGCATTTCAAGATTCAATCCATCCACTTCCTTAATTTAACTAGTAAGTAGCCGAGAGCTTCTGTTTGCTGCTATACAAAACTTCGGAAGCTGAAAGCCTCTTACACTCTTTAAATACGAAGTGTTTACAGCCGAGACATTTATTTTGCTCTAGCTGCGATAACGCAAACTGAATGGCGTCACCAGTGTGTTCAAAGAAATGTTCCTGACCAATCACTTCATATAAGCCTGTACTTACCAAAACATTTTTAGGCTGTTCGTTTATTCCCGATATAATAACTATACCATTTTTTGAAAAATGGGACACAATACTAGCCAAATTTTCCTCACCCGTCGTATCCATAAATGGTACCCTGCTCATCCGTAATAACAAAATCTTTGGTCGATAGTTAATCGTATTCATAATCGATGTTTCAAACGTCTGTGCTGCGCCAAAGAATAATGGACCTTCTACATTATAGATACTGATTTGAGGACAATCGTGTGAATCTGATACCATTCCCGACACGATCTTTGCGTGTTTATGCATAGGGTTTGGTAAAGCCTTTGCCGTAATCATCAAATCACTCATTCTCTTCGTGAATAATACCGCCGCCATAACCAAACCAACTTCGACCGCCGTTGTTAAATTCACAAAAACGGTTAATAAAAAGGTCACCACTAAAACAAGCGAATCCGTAGATTTTGTTTTTAATATATGTGTAAATACCTTCCGTTCACTCATATTCCATGCCACAACCATTAAGATTGGTGCCATGCTTGCAAGCGGAATATAAGAAGCAAACGGAGCAAAGAATAGTAACACAAGTAAAACCACAACCCCGTGAATAATACCAGATAACGGTGAAATCGCACCATTTTTTATATTTGTCGCTGTTCTGGCAATCGCTCCTGTTGCAGGAATACCTCCAAACAGCGGAGTGATCATATTGGCAATCCCCTGCCCTATAAGTTCCTTGTTGCTATTATGCTTGCTATTCGTCATGCCATCAGCAACCACCGCTGAGAGCAATGATTCAATCCCGCCGAGCATCGCAATAACAAACGCTGGTTTTAAGAGAGTTATAATCATCTCAAAGCTTAAATTAGGTATTTGCAGCTTTGGCAATGTACTAGGAATCTCCCCATAAGCTGTGCCGATTGTTGCAACCTGATTGGGAAAGAACAAGGTTGCAATTATGGTTGAAACCATTAACCCAATTAATGGTCCTGGAACCTTTGGAGCGATTTTAGGAGTCAAAAGAATCACAGCTAAGCAAATAACCGCAATTAAAATGCTGTAAAAGTTAATACTATTCATGTTGATAACAATTTCTTTTACATTATTAATAAATTCCTCATGTTTCTTAATGCCCGTCAACCCTAAGAAACTAGCAATCTGTCCGGTAAAAATAGTAATCGCAATCCCTGTAGTAAATCCAATTGTTACTGGTCTTGGAATGAACTTGATTAATGATCCAAGTTTAAAGATTCCCATAAAGAGCAGCATGATTCCCGCTAAAAAGCCTGCAATTAACAGATTTTCATACCCGTATGTCATAACGATTCCAAATAGAATCGGAATGAACGCTCCTGTTGGACCGCCAATTTGATACTTCGATCCTCCTAAAAGAGAAATGAGAATCCCGGCAACAATTGTAGTGTAGATTCCATATTCCGGCTTCACCCCTGAAGCAATTGCGAAGGCCATCCCAAGTGGTATGGCAATAACACCGACAATTAGTCCTGAAAGGACATCTTTTGGTACATTACGTAAGGAATATTGATGGAATCTGTTGTCACTAAACATATGAACGAACCCTTCTTATCTCATAAATTTGTATATCTGATTATTTGAATATATTGTAATACAGATTAATAATCAAGACATTTGTAAAAAAAAATTTCCAGTTGTGTTATCGCCCCTTCCTGTGTTATATTAATTGAGCGATGAGCTGAGTTGTGTAAGTCGAGAAACATTCCTTTATGGAGCGCACTATGTGGAGTGTGGTTTTTCGCCTCAATACGCAAAAAGACGTCTTGCATTATGCAGACGTCTTTTTTATGTATAGGTTTGTTATTCGGTCACTCATGATCTTCATGAGTGACCGTTTTTTTATTTTTAATAAGATTTGGGGCTCTCATCGTCTTCATTATTGTATACATAAAGTTATGTGATGGGCCATACTAAAATTAGCACTTTTTTCCTATTTCTATTAAAATAGATTTATAAAGGATTAGGAGGGATATTATCATGAATAACCATGAAATTGATTACAAAATTTATGGGGATGATATGCAATTTGTTGAAGTGGAACTCGATCCGCAAGAAACAGTTATTGCGGAAGCAGGAAGCTTTATGATGATGGAAGATAACATACATATGGAAACGATATTTGGGGATGGATCTGGTACTTCTGGCGGCGGCGGCCTGATGGGGAAATTATTTAGTGCTGGTAAACGGGTTATTACCGGAGAAAGCTTATTCATGACTGCCTTTACCAATCATGGTCATGGCAAAAAACATGTTTCCTTTGCATCACCTTATCCTGGTAAAATCATCCCAATGGACTTAAGTGAACTCGGAGGAAAAATTATCTGCCAAAAGGACGCTTTCCTTGCGGCCGCAAAAGGAGTATCAGTTGGAATCGAATTTCAGCGGAAGATTGGTACCGGATTCTTCGGAGGCGAAGGATTTATCATGCAAAAGCTTGAAGGAGATGGACTCGCTTTTGTTCATGCAGGCGGGACCATTACAAAAAAGGAACTACTTCCAGGTCAGACTTTAAGAGTGGATACCGGATGTTTAGTGGCTATGACAAGTGGAGTCGAATATAATATCGAAATGGTTAAAGGAGTAAAAACAGCGCTTTTCGGTGGCGAGGGTTTATTTTTTGCGACACTTAGAGGTCCTGGTTCGGTATGGATTCAGTCCCTGCCATTTAGCCGACTTGCCAGCCGCGTCTTTGCAGCTGCCCCCCACCGTGGCGGAGGAAAAGATGAAGGCAGCATCGCAAGAGGAATTTTTGAGATGTTCAATGGCGATTAATCTCGAAAATTGGCAAGGGCAGAATCCATTCTGCCCTTTTTATTTTAGAGTCTATGTTCCCCTAGGTAATCAGATAGCGCCACCTGTAAGGTCCCCTTTAACTCGGCGACGTGCTCAAATGTAACCCCCGAGTTAATAACAAGCTTTACAATTTCTGGCCGAAGTCCAGTTATAACCGTCTTACAACCCATCATCGAGACACCATTAATAATCCGGATGAGATGCTGAATGACTTCAATCTCCATAACCGCAGCACCGGAAAGATCTATTATTAACGTATGAATATGTGAATTACCAATTTCCGTAATTAATTTATCTTCAATCGTACTAGCTCTAAAAAGATCAATTGCCCCAATTAACGGCAGGATACTGATTTCACGTGAGATGGGAATAATGGGTACAGACAAATTCTCCAGAAGTTTTCTCTGTGCATCTAACAATTCATCTTTGTACCTGCTATATTGGATAAAAAATGAATTCAAAAATTGGTCAAATTGTCGATTGATGTTTTTTTCCAATGTAAAATAAAACTCTGAAGAATGATCATTATTTTTATTAATATCAAAATTATAGAGAAAATCCCACACAGTTCTTCTGATCGCTTGTATCCATTCCAATTTAAATGCAATGGTTAATGAGTATTTTGCCCAAGCTATCCCTTCCTGTTTTGCGAAAGAGATTAATTCATGTTCACGTTCCTCTACGATCAATAACACGAGTCTATGTGCGTTACTTAATAGATTAATATTTCCAATTCTATGTATCTCATCAATTTTATCTTTCACATTTATGGCTTCTTCAAGTAGTCTATTCTCAAAAATATCTTTATTTGCTAAGAAATATTCCTTAATGGATAACGTTTCTTCATAGGTCAAATTCAACTTTTTTACACCTCTATTTTTCGAGTCATTTCGAACAGGTATTCTTAAGGTAAATTTTGTTCCTTTATTCACTTCACTCTCGACATTTATTCTGCCGCCATGCTGATAAACAGTAGAGAACACTTGAGTTAATCCCATCCCCGTACCAAGGTCCTTAGTTGAAAAAAACGGTGTACCCAGTAACGATAATTTTTCAGTTGGGATTCCGACCCCCGTATCTTCTATACATACCACTACTTCATTTCCTTCAGCAAAATGACTGATTGTTAATGAACCAGATTCATTCATCGATTCCAATGCATTTTTAATTAGATTAAAAAATGCCTTTTTAAACTGATTTTTTTTACCATAAATCGGTGTATTTGTATCATAGTAACTTGTATTTATTTGAATATCATATATTTTATCTTGAAATAAATTCAAGATCGATTCTAGCTCGACTGCTATAAGAAACTTTTGGGGTTCCTCATTCTCTTGATCGGGTTTAGAAACCTGAAGAAGATCATTCAATGTTGTTAATGCATTCTCCAATTCTAATTGAGCAATATTAATATACTCAGGATTACTATCATGCTCTAGCAATTGCAAAAACCCTTTAACAGCCGTTAATGGATTACGAACTTCATGAGCAATACCTGCGGCAATTTGACCAACTGATGCCAGTTGCGTTAGATGCTTTTCACTTTGACATGGTATGGGATTTGATACTTTCAACGTAACAATTCCTCTCTCTTAATAGATTTTCTAGCAGCTTGCTAGTTGAAATTATTATTTCCTCTCTCAAGCACAAATATTACCAAAATATTCGAAAAATAGACAGGTTACAAATGCCCAGAATATTCCCTTAAAAAGGAAATCTATCCCTACCTTTGAAGATACAAAGAACTATTTTACAAAACCTTAACAATGTTAATAAGTGCAGCCGGTTTGGCTGCACCAAATTAACTTAATTAACTTACTCCTTGTTCCTTGTTCCAAGAACCCTGTAACTTTCGAATGGTCACGATTTGTCCGATATGATAAGCGTTATGAAGGGTGATACTAGATATGGATTCTAACCACGTTTCTTTTGATTGCTCACTAATAGATTCATCAAACTTCTCATCTTCACTTTTCTCAATGGTTTCATACCAATCTATCATTACTTGATTGTATTGTAGTAAGACCTGCTCCCATTCCAACTCTTGCAGATAGGCAAAAGTGCTATCATTATTACCATCCATCTTTGGATTTTCACTATTTTTAAAGCGGTTTAGGAACCGTTTATTCCAAAATACTAAATGACTAATAATTTCCCAAATAGAATTCTCACAGTCAGATTTTTTCCAAAGGGCCTGCTCTGGAGTTAATCCAGCCACTGCCTTTTCAAACGAGACAAACCAATGGCTCTTTTTTTGACAACAAAGGAATTGTTCGAGTAATACATCTTTGCGATTCATCATGCATTTCTCCTCAATAATTTTTTATACTCTTTTAATTTCGACTAAATCCCTTAATAACCTTTATTCTAAATATAGTTTTTTTAATTCCTCATTTGCTTGCAATCTTTTTAGATTATAGGATTGCCATGGGATATTGTTCAGATTTGCTTCGTTTTTCCTCTCAAGCAAAATATTTTTTAAGTCCGGGAGCTGAGGATTTTTTTCATATAACTGGATTAACCCTAGGATACCACTGTAAGATAAACTATTTAGATAATAAACATCAATTTTGCCGCTTTGTTCGTAACGTTGGATATTCTTTGCTACAATAATTTGCTCAACATTAATGACGTTCATCAGGGTGTAGTACAGTAAGGCACTAATAAAATAAAAGTGGAATAACGACAGTTTTTCGATCCAAATTTTAATCAATGTATACATGAAAATGACAACAAGGAAAATCATAAACGAGTGCGCCATAACCCTGATAAATGTAAACCCATAGGCTTCTTCATACATGCTTAACCGCAAGAAAGCTGAACTTAATAGCACTGCACTGGCCAAGACAAGTGCCGTGAGCATTATTTGCATGAATCTTTTTATAAAGCCCGTGGCACGGTCAACAAAGGTTAAAACGAGAATCGTAATCGTAAGGTTAATAAGTGTGACAAATAATAATTCAAAAAATCCCTTTCTCGCATATTCTGCATAGGTGAAATTCCCTTGCAACGTCCCACTAAAAAAGTACTTAAATTGGACAACAGTAAATAGAACATATACCATGTTTATTAATACAAGGACCGTAATGGTGATAATAGCGTCCATTTTGAACGATTGTTTATCAGCACTATGAATAACGGCATTGATTTGTTTTTGGATAAGAGTCTGCAAGAAACTAAAGAATGCAAAGGTAAAGAACAATACAACAAGTATTCTAACTACTATTTCACCGTCAAGCACGTCAAACCACTGTGGAATATCCCCCATCAGTTTTTCAAATTCTGTATCTGCTGACATCAGTAACATTAAAACAACAAACAAAACTGGAAGGGAAATCAAAATACCAATCCCGACTTTTTTCCACACTTGGAACCTGCTTTCCTCTATTCCTTGTTTAAAAAACTTTCCAATATATGACGCAAAAACGAAATTATACTTTATAGAAGCCACAAATTTTGAAAACAAGTAAGAAATAAAGGCTAGTTTGTTCCAACGAATACTTTTTTGGCCTGTAATCACGACCAAATGAAATATTACAAGTGCTGGAATCCCAAAGATATTCAAAGCATAAAAGAAAAGATTATCATTAATAAAATAGCCTGCTGCCAAGAGCCAGATACAGATCAGGACGAGATATCCGAACCGCTGGTGAGAGTAAGAAAATCCTCGGAAACGGTAAAAAAACAAAGCGAAAAAAGCGGTTAAAAACACCAGGTAGGATATCCCGATTTCGGCTCGAAAAAACGCTTCCTCCGCGATAATGCCTACCACAATACACATGAATAAAAACAACCAATCCTTTTTAGCTAATTTCATTTCCATCAACCATCATACCTCCTCATAGAATTTCTATATACATAGTTTTACTATGTATATAGGTAAAAAAAAGCTGCTTATATCGAAGCCTTTCTCCCCCACCGATATCCAAGCCAACTAATTGGATATAAGAGGATGGTCAAAATGATACAAGCAATAATAAATGTTTTCGTTAAAAGCGGTTCGAACCAAGAGTGGGGAATAATTTCAAAAACAGTTAAAACCATTAACATGAGATTTGGAATTAGCGACAGTAAAAAAGTCTTCTTTAGCAGTGTCCTTCCTCCGTGGCCAAATCCTTTCCCTATTTCGTAGCCGAGCAGCGCCCAAAAAAACATATAGATGAAAGCGATTATTGATGGGATTGCCGTTAAATGTCTCCAAACCACAGAAAGCCAATTCCACTGAAATACATTATGAAAAAGCGTCAATAGGCTCCCGCCGCCAAAAAAGAGAATATTCATTAAGATAAAAAGCCATTTCATATTACTCGGAGTAACAGAAAGTTCCTGTTTCCACAGAGACGCGATTTCCTCAGGGCTGCCTAATCTCGAAATAATTCGTTCCATCAACTCATTTTCATTACCACAGTCATAAGATTCTAAAAGAATTTCTTCGATATGTGTTTCATATTCCAAGAGAATACTCTTTTTATCTTCATGGTTACCAAGCCTGTGATCCAGTTCTTCTAAAAACTTATTCTTCGGCCGTTCCATGCTTTGGTCTCCCTATTACCTTGTTCATAACCTTCACAAAATCCTGCCATTCACGGGTTTTTTCATTTAAGACTTCTTTTCCCGCATCCGTAATTGTGTAATATTTACGTGCAGGACCCTTCTCCTGCTCAACCCAATAGCATTCAATATACTCTTGTTTTTCAAGCTTGTGCAGGGCCGGATATAATGTACCCTCTTTAACACTTAGGTCATTATCACTTCGCTGTTCTAATTCCTTTACCAATTCATAACCGTACATATCTCTTTCATTTAGCAATTGAAGCAAGATTAAGGATGTACTACCTTTTACCAATTCACGATTAAACATATTTTCACCTACCTAGAATTATTAGGTACATAGAAATTCTACACCATCTAAATAAATTTGTAAAATAAAAAAGTGACGATTTTATTATCGCCACTATTATCGCTATTTCTTTATCTTCTTTTGTTTTTGGATAAACTCGTCACGTTCACCGCCATCGGATAGCTCCTCTGAAAACTCATGATTAACATTTTGATCACGGCGCTCAAAAGGTCTAACTATCCTTGCAGGGATATTATTATTAGGCGCTGCTTGTTCATTCCAATCACTCATTTTTATCACCTCACATATATTTTTTGATTGATGGCAAAAAACATACGAGTCGGCGCCTGCATAAATATTCCATTTTTCGACATACTAATTAAAAACAGCGAGGTGAACGAAATGGGTTTAATTAACTCCTTTAACCAGTGGAGGGAAACAAGATATCAAAATCATGTTTCTCATATGAAGGATCAGGACAAATGCCCTGATTGTTATGGGAGAGGCTTTACTGTTTATCCATATAATGAATTTGCTTATTATAACTCTGTGGAATGCCCGGGCTGCGAAGGCAGTGGAGCTTACTCAGATTGGGATCAATTAAGGTAGCGATAAAATCTCTTCACCGAGGTAAATGGTGAAGGGATTTTTTTTTTCTAAACTTATGGTAAGGCAATCGTAACTTTGCTATAATTTCAGAATATTCATTTCGTATGTCGTTGATTGCATAAATAATCATCGTTCATTTTTAAGTTTTTTTACTGGAGGTTATTTATTATATGTCGAATTCACTTTCTACAAAACAAGGTTACTCGTCAAAATTAGATTTATTACAAACGGAAGTAGCCATAAAACAAACGAAAGATTTCTTTGAAAGTTCCTTAGCTGGTGCGTTAAATTTAACAAGAGTATCTGCCCCTATCCTTTTAAAATCTGGAAAAGGTTTAAATGATGATTTAAATGGTGTGGAAAGAATGGTTTCTTTTGAAGCCATTGATATTAAGAATGCTAATATAGAAATCGTTCAATCATTAGCAAAATGGAAAAGGATGGCTTTAGCTAGATATGGCTTTGCCTTAGGTGCAGGTCTGTATACCGATATGAATGCCATTAGAAGAGATGAAGTTTTAGATCACTTGCATTCCATTTATGTCGATCAATGGGATTGGGAGAAAATCATTTCTAAAGAACAACGCAACATTGAGTCGTTAAAATCAGAAGTTCAAAAAATATATCAAGTTTTTAAAAACACAGAAAAACATTTACACGAGTTTTATCCTGTATTGGAGCCTGTCCTGCCTGAAGAGATTCATTTTATTACCACACAGGAACTGGAAACCATGTACCCTGAGCTTACACCAAAAGAACGAGAAGACAGGATTGCCAAAGAATTTGGTGCCGTGTTTATCATGCAAATTGGCGGTAAGTTACTGTCTGGTGAAAAACATGATGGACGTTCTCCAGATTATGATGATTGGTCCCTAAACGGTGATATTATTTTCTGGTATCCTGAATTAGAACAAGCAATCGAAGTTTCTTCGATGGGGATCCGTGTAGATGAAGATGCGCTGAAAAAGCAATTAAAGATTTCTAACAATGAAGATAGAATGTCCTTAGAATACCATCAAGCCATTCTAAACCGTGAACTGCCTTATACGATTGGCGGAGGTATTGGACAATCAAGAATATGTATGTTTTTCCTGAAAAAGGTTCATATCGGCGAGGTTCAGGTTTCTGTATGGAATGATCAAATTATGGAGGATTGTTCAAAAGCGAACATTACTTTATTGTAAATTTGCTTATCTCGAATAATAAACAGACTTTCTGGAGAATTATAAAGATAGTATGTTTGTATATTTTTCTGGGGGTGCTTTAATGTCTGTTTTTGTTTATCAGACGTTTATTATTAAGCAAGAAAATTTTAAAGAAGCGATAGAAAATTTAAGAGAGATAAAAAAATTCAGAAATGAAAATTATAACCATCATGTTGAAATTCTTACACCGATATCTGGTGAAGATCATACGTACGCACTACTATCTACCTATGACGGATTGGGTGAAATGGAATTAGAAAACAAAAGGCTATTTGATGATGATGAATATTTAGAACTTATTGGTCCATTTTTCCTTGAAAACATCAAAGAAGGAAGCATGTATACGCAGATATACCGAGGATTAAGTGATAAAAAGAGTGACAAACAGGATGATAAAAAGAAAAGTGAGAAATAACATATATAACCGCATGGTGAAAATCACTGTGCGGTTTTTTTATTTTTTATTATCCCGTGTCTTCTGCCTAACTTTTTTCATATGTTATAGTTAAAGCAGATATAAATACCTATTACTTTCCTCCCCCTATCCTATTCCATTTGAAGCCGCCTCCACTAATGATTCTACACTTGAATTCTGCTCCCTAATTTGGTTAAAAAGGGGGAATTTTAATGACTGGAATACTAATGATTTTAACTGTTTTGTTATTTTCATTATTTTTTGGATTAGGAATCGTTTCGCATTTCCAAAAGTCTCGCGGGAAGTGGATATACCTTACATTATCAGCAATCACTTTTTTTTCATTGGTTCTTATGCTCTTTTTTCTTGATTGGAACATATCGGACCCAGGGAATAAAAATCCCAATTCACCCCAAACCGAGACTCCTGTAAAAAATGATGGTGGCAATCCTGATAAAGAAAATCCTCCATCAGATGATGATCCGAAGGTTGAAGAACCTGCTAGTGAAGACCCCGATTCTGACGAGCCAAATGTCGAGAATCCAATTGATCAACCGCCTGCAGAACCAGAAAAAATCATTGTCCCTGACAATGGTACAGTAGAATATAAGGTAGTAAAAGGTGACACCTTATTTTCGATTGCACAGCGTGCCAATTTGACGGTTGAAAAAATCAAACAATGGAATACGTTAACAAGTGACAAAATTATTGTCGGCCAAATCTTGAAGTTATATGGTAAAAATGTGGAACCTCCTCCTCCTGCTGACCCGCCAAAGGAAGAAATGCCTCAAAGTACAGCACCATCTGTTATCGTCTCAAATGGCAGCCTTCAGCAAAAAGAAATTGCCCTGACCTTTGACGCTGGAAGTGACGCGATTGGAATCGGAATCTTGGATGTACTGAAACGACATAATGTTAAAGCAACTTTTTTCCTCACTGGCAGCTGGGCAGATAAATTTCCAAGTTATGCCAAAAGGATGGCAGATGAGGGACATGATATTGGAAACCATACGTACTCCCACCCCGACGCAGTAAAAACGAATTCTAATGTGTTTGTACAGGATATCATCAAAGCAGAGGAAGCGATTAAAAGGGCTTCAGGGGTGACGCCGAAGCCATATTTCCGCTTTCCTTTTGGTTCCTACAATGCAGATGCACTAAAAGCCGTTGGCGGTACAGGATATCCATACAGCAT
This genomic stretch from Neobacillus niacini harbors:
- a CDS encoding cold-shock protein is translated as MKNGKVKWFNSEKGFGFIEAEDGNDVFVHYSAIQTEGFKTLEEGQEVSFEVVEGARGPQAANVTKK
- a CDS encoding ArsR/SmtB family transcription factor, which encodes MNLEMQQFKAEFFKALAHPLRIRILELLAEGDKNVNEIQTLVGSEGSAVSQQLTILRAKNIVSGTKEGNKVIYTLKDPMIVELLAVARQIFNNHLVDTITILDKFRDEDEEVMTTPKK
- a CDS encoding SulP family inorganic anion transporter, producing the protein MFSDNRFHQYSLRNVPKDVLSGLIVGVIAIPLGMAFAIASGVKPEYGIYTTIVAGILISLLGGSKYQIGGPTGAFIPILFGIVMTYGYENLLIAGFLAGIMLLFMGIFKLGSLIKFIPRPVTIGFTTGIAITIFTGQIASFLGLTGIKKHEEFINNVKEIVINMNSINFYSILIAVICLAVILLTPKIAPKVPGPLIGLMVSTIIATLFFPNQVATIGTAYGEIPSTLPKLQIPNLSFEMIITLLKPAFVIAMLGGIESLLSAVVADGMTNSKHNSNKELIGQGIANMITPLFGGIPATGAIARTATNIKNGAISPLSGIIHGVVVLLVLLFFAPFASYIPLASMAPILMVVAWNMSERKVFTHILKTKSTDSLVLVVTFLLTVFVNLTTAVEVGLVMAAVLFTKRMSDLMITAKALPNPMHKHAKIVSGMVSDSHDCPQISIYNVEGPLFFGAAQTFETSIMNTINYRPKILLLRMSRVPFMDTTGEENLASIVSHFSKNGIVIISGINEQPKNVLVSTGLYEVIGQEHFFEHTGDAIQFALSQLEQNKCLGCKHFVFKECKRLSASEVLYSSKQKLSATY
- a CDS encoding TIGR00266 family protein; the protein is MNNHEIDYKIYGDDMQFVEVELDPQETVIAEAGSFMMMEDNIHMETIFGDGSGTSGGGGLMGKLFSAGKRVITGESLFMTAFTNHGHGKKHVSFASPYPGKIIPMDLSELGGKIICQKDAFLAAAKGVSVGIEFQRKIGTGFFGGEGFIMQKLEGDGLAFVHAGGTITKKELLPGQTLRVDTGCLVAMTSGVEYNIEMVKGVKTALFGGEGLFFATLRGPGSVWIQSLPFSRLASRVFAAAPHRGGGKDEGSIARGIFEMFNGD
- a CDS encoding ATP-binding protein, translating into MKVSNPIPCQSEKHLTQLASVGQIAAGIAHEVRNPLTAVKGFLQLLEHDSNPEYINIAQLELENALTTLNDLLQVSKPDQENEEPQKFLIAVELESILNLFQDKIYDIQINTSYYDTNTPIYGKKNQFKKAFFNLIKNALESMNESGSLTISHFAEGNEVVVCIEDTGVGIPTEKLSLLGTPFFSTKDLGTGMGLTQVFSTVYQHGGRINVESEVNKGTKFTLRIPVRNDSKNRGVKKLNLTYEETLSIKEYFLANKDIFENRLLEEAINVKDKIDEIHRIGNINLLSNAHRLVLLIVEEREHELISFAKQEGIAWAKYSLTIAFKLEWIQAIRRTVWDFLYNFDINKNNDHSSEFYFTLEKNINRQFDQFLNSFFIQYSRYKDELLDAQRKLLENLSVPIIPISREISILPLIGAIDLFRASTIEDKLITEIGNSHIHTLIIDLSGAAVMEIEVIQHLIRIINGVSMMGCKTVITGLRPEIVKLVINSGVTFEHVAELKGTLQVALSDYLGEHRL
- a CDS encoding DinB family protein produces the protein MMNRKDVLLEQFLCCQKKSHWFVSFEKAVAGLTPEQALWKKSDCENSIWEIISHLVFWNKRFLNRFKNSENPKMDGNNDSTFAYLQELEWEQVLLQYNQVMIDWYETIEKSEDEKFDESISEQSKETWLESISSITLHNAYHIGQIVTIRKLQGSWNKEQGVS
- a CDS encoding DUF4153 domain-containing protein, whose product is MEMKLAKKDWLFLFMCIVVGIIAEEAFFRAEIGISYLVFLTAFFALFFYRFRGFSYSHQRFGYLVLICIWLLAAGYFINDNLFFYALNIFGIPALVIFHLVVITGQKSIRWNKLAFISYLFSKFVASIKYNFVFASYIGKFFKQGIEESRFQVWKKVGIGILISLPVLFVVLMLLMSADTEFEKLMGDIPQWFDVLDGEIVVRILVVLFFTFAFFSFLQTLIQKQINAVIHSADKQSFKMDAIITITVLVLINMVYVLFTVVQFKYFFSGTLQGNFTYAEYARKGFFELLFVTLINLTITILVLTFVDRATGFIKRFMQIMLTALVLASAVLLSSAFLRLSMYEEAYGFTFIRVMAHSFMIFLVVIFMYTLIKIWIEKLSLFHFYFISALLYYTLMNVINVEQIIVAKNIQRYEQSGKIDVYYLNSLSYSGILGLIQLYEKNPQLPDLKNILLERKNEANLNNIPWQSYNLKRLQANEELKKLYLE
- a CDS encoding HAAS signaling domain-containing protein, whose product is MERPKNKFLEELDHRLGNHEDKKSILLEYETHIEEILLESYDCGNENELMERIISRLGSPEEIASLWKQELSVTPSNMKWLFILMNILFFGGGSLLTLFHNVFQWNWLSVVWRHLTAIPSIIAFIYMFFWALLGYEIGKGFGHGGRTLLKKTFLLSLIPNLMLMVLTVFEIIPHSWFEPLLTKTFIIACIILTILLYPISWLGYRWGRKASI
- a CDS encoding PadR family transcriptional regulator, with product MFNRELVKGSTSLILLQLLNERDMYGYELVKELEQRSDNDLSVKEGTLYPALHKLEKQEYIECYWVEQEKGPARKYYTITDAGKEVLNEKTREWQDFVKVMNKVIGRPKHGTAEE
- a CDS encoding methionine aminopeptidase, whose protein sequence is MGLINSFNQWRETRYQNHVSHMKDQDKCPDCYGRGFTVYPYNEFAYYNSVECPGCEGSGAYSDWDQLR
- the asnA gene encoding aspartate--ammonia ligase — its product is MSNSLSTKQGYSSKLDLLQTEVAIKQTKDFFESSLAGALNLTRVSAPILLKSGKGLNDDLNGVERMVSFEAIDIKNANIEIVQSLAKWKRMALARYGFALGAGLYTDMNAIRRDEVLDHLHSIYVDQWDWEKIISKEQRNIESLKSEVQKIYQVFKNTEKHLHEFYPVLEPVLPEEIHFITTQELETMYPELTPKEREDRIAKEFGAVFIMQIGGKLLSGEKHDGRSPDYDDWSLNGDIIFWYPELEQAIEVSSMGIRVDEDALKKQLKISNNEDRMSLEYHQAILNRELPYTIGGGIGQSRICMFFLKKVHIGEVQVSVWNDQIMEDCSKANITLL